One region of Eupeodes corollae chromosome 1, idEupCoro1.1, whole genome shotgun sequence genomic DNA includes:
- the LOC129944135 gene encoding uncharacterized protein K02A2.6-like, with translation MDLKLVEKLLAQQKQWMESVLQSNADRMEKIFQNSSSSMPATPNCIPQFRAFSSEKETWENYLFQLQQHFKANAVEDDNLKKANFLSTCGNYINEVLQKLFETTDVSIHTFKELTTKLTKHFQTKLHVLASRCKFLQRKMSPSQTYAEWIADLRGLARDCKFVCTKEGCGTSYADFMIRDMIVYYTPHESVHMAATQKKDPTLGEIEELVTAFESTQTAAEILKGNVVLKTPSTIEVNQLSHKREQQYPSKSNEHFFTRKSCPGCLVHHDRDQCKHMNSVCNNCNRRGHISTVCLSSKNTETGFRKKSRQRSKSRRRRSSSHSFAKNDNRSHPSHRSAHTETNHSINEINEDGLDPDQVSSAQWELERKGRQIFVSLHVNQQPMLFQLDTGATCSLVGLKGYQALGNPPCEPTSRSLKAYGGVSVPIKGVVHASVQYENKIHSLSFLVSDYQQGANIMGLDWFEAFDFSINYSTGESVLQVVKGDALATAAKSICEKYKAVFTPELGGSKLFTAHLTLKPNSQPRYFKHRPVPFGLKEAVRAEITRLQELGILRPIETSQWEAPIVVVKKANGSLRICGDFHITINPQLEIDRHPIPRIQELFHKLQGGQYFTKVDLSDAYLQVPLDDESKKLCVISTQFGLFEYQRLPFGTSSSTGIFQRYIEQLTSDIDFCTSYLDDIIVSGRTDDEHLHNLQILLERLERHGLRCRLEKCQFAKSEINYLGHIIDAAGICPSEARVAAIRDLPEPRNLKDLEAFIGKLNYYNQFIKNFAQVAAPLNKLRLLDQPFVWGKISEELLISSKTTF, from the coding sequence ATGGATTTAAAGCTTGTAGAAAAATTACTAGCACAGCAGAAGCAATGGATGGAAAGTGTGTTACAATCCAATGCAGACCGCATGGAGAAGATATTTCAGAATTCATCGTCCTCTATGCCTGCCACACCCAACTGCATTCCACAGTTTCGTGctttttcttctgaaaaagaGACTTGGGAAAACTATTTGTTCCAACTCCAGCAACACTTCAAAGCTAACGCAGTAGAAGACGACAATCTGAAGAAGGCAAATTTTTTGTCAACCTGTGGAAACTACATCAACGAGGTACTCCAAAAACTGTTCGAGACCACCGATGTGAGTATACACACATTTAAAGAGTTGACAACTAAATtgacaaaacattttcaaacaaaactgcaTGTACTCGCATCGAGATGTAAATTTCTGCAACGAAAAATGTCCCCAAGTCAAACGTACGCCGAGTGGATTGCTGATTTAAGGGGACTGGCCCGAGACTGCAAGTTCGTCTGCACAAAGGAAGGCTGTGGTACATCATACGCTGACTTCATGATCAGAGATATGATCGTCTACTATACCCCGCATGAATCCGTCCACATGGCTGCCACCCAAAAGAAAGACCCAACCTTAGGAGAGATTGAAGAGCTGGTAACAGCATTTGAGTCAACCCAAACTGCTGCCgaaattttaaaaggaaatgttgtcttaaaaacaCCGTCAACGATTGAAGTCAATCAACTCAGCCATAAACGTGAGCAACAATATCCAAGTAAGTCGAATGAACATTTTTTCACTAGAAAGTCCTGCCCTGGATGTTTAGTCCACCACGATCGAGATCAGTGCAAACACATGAATTCAGTTTGTAATAACTGCAATCGGAGAGGGCATATAAGTACAGTTTGTTTATCAtcaaaaaatactgaaacagGTTTTCGTAAGAAGTCGCGGCAACGTTCCAAAAGCCGTAGACGTAGATCATCGTCGCATTCTTTCGCTAAGAATGATAATCGCTCACACCCCAGCCATCGCTCCGCGCACACGGAGACAAACCATTCAATCAATGAGATAAATGAAGATGGACTGGACCCCGATCAGGTTTCGTCAGCACAGTGGGAGCTAGAGCGAAAAGGTCGTCAAATTTTTGTGTCGCTTCACGTTAATCAGCAACCAATGCTTTTCCAGTTAGACACTGGAGCAACATGTTCACTAGTCGGCCTGAAAGGTTATCAGGCTCTTGGGAATCCCCCCTGCGAACCAACTAGTCGTTCGCTGAAGGCTTACGGAGGAGTAAGCGTACCTATTAAGGGGGTCGTCCATGCATCTGTccaatatgaaaacaaaattcacagtCTGTCCTTTTTGGTAAGCGACTATCAGCAAGGTGCAAATATTATGGGTTTAGATTGGTTCGAGGCATTTGATTTCTCGATTAATTATTCAACGGGAGAATCGGTGTTACAGGTAGTAAAGGGTGATGCATTGGCAACCGCTGCAAAGTCTATCTGTGAAAAATACAAAGCTGTTTTTACTCCAGAACTAGGTGGCAGTAAACTATTTACCGCTCATTTAACATTGAAACCAAACAGTCAACCCAGATATTTCAAACATCGCCCCGTTCCGTTTGGTTTAAAAGAAGCTGTTCGAGCTGAAATAACACGTTTACAAGAGCTAGGCATACTCCGACCGATTGAGACCAGTCAATGGGAAGCACCCATTGTCGTCGTGAAGAAAGCTAACGGCAGTTTACGTATCTGTGGAGATTTTCATATAACCATTAACCCACAGTTAGAGATCGATCGTCATCCTATCCCCAGAATTCAGGAGCTTTTCCATAAACTACAAGGTGGTCAATATTTTACGAAGGTCGACTTGTCCGACGCCTATCTCCAAGTCCCTTTAGACGATGAGTCAAAGAAACTTTGCGTTATAAGTACTCAATTTGGTCTTTTTGAATACCAACGTTTACCTTTTGGAACATCAAGTTCCACTGGAATTTTTCAAAGGTATATTGAACAATTAACTTCCGACATAGATTTTTGCACGTCATATTTAGATGACATCATCGTTTCTGGACGAACAGACGATGAGCATCTACATAACCTTCAGATTTTACTGGAGCGTTTAGAACGACATGGACTGAGATGTCGgcttgaaaaatgtcaatttgcaAAGAGTGAAATCAACTACTTGGGCCATATTATCGATGCCGCAGGAATATGCCCATCGGAGGCACGGGTTGCAGCAATTCGGGACTTGCCTGAACCAAGGAACTTAAAGGACTTGGAGGCGTTTATCGGCAAACTGAATTATTATAATCAGTTCATCAAGAACTTCGCCCAAGTAGCTGCCCCTCTTAACAAACTACGTTTGttagatcagccttttgtttggGGGAAGATCAGCGAAGAGCTTTTAATCAGTTCAAAAACGACATTTTGA